Proteins encoded by one window of Streptomyces sp. NBC_01477:
- a CDS encoding DNA polymerase IV, with the protein MRSAPTILHLDMDAFFAAVEQASKPSLRGKPVVVGGLGPRGVVATASYEARVHGVHSAMAMAHARRLCPNAAYLVPRFGIYRRISDIVMALLAGVSPLIEPLSLDEAFVDLEAGDLAGDPRAVAERLRADILAATGLTASVGLAGSKLLAKIASEQAKPDGLVVVEPGTERALLDPLPVRTLWGVGPATAEHLRRAGILTVAEIAQAGEPELVRLLGKAHGSSLHAMAAGLDNRPVVADRDVKSISVEDTFDTDLNDRARVRYEIDRLADRCAQRLRGAGRSGRTVVVKIRRYDFSTLTRSETLRAPTDDPAVVKETARRLAEAVDTTGGVRLLGVGVSGLADFTQEDLFAQAAQNLRDSDSGADPGEDAPPELPVTPPPEPDRASRWVPGQDVEHTEYGAGWVQGSGVGRVTVRFEVPADTVPGRVRTFAVDDPALSRTEPLPLRGRQAPAGAVGDAGARP; encoded by the coding sequence GTGAGAAGTGCGCCGACGATCCTCCATCTGGACATGGACGCGTTCTTCGCCGCGGTCGAGCAGGCCTCCAAGCCGAGCCTGCGGGGCAAGCCGGTGGTGGTCGGCGGGCTCGGGCCCCGCGGCGTGGTGGCGACCGCGTCCTACGAGGCGCGCGTGCACGGCGTCCATTCCGCGATGGCCATGGCGCACGCCAGGCGGCTGTGCCCGAATGCCGCGTATCTGGTGCCGCGCTTCGGCATCTACCGGCGGATCAGCGACATCGTGATGGCGCTGCTCGCCGGAGTGTCGCCGCTGATAGAGCCGCTCAGCCTGGACGAGGCCTTCGTCGACCTGGAGGCGGGCGACCTGGCGGGCGACCCGCGGGCGGTCGCCGAGCGGCTGCGGGCCGACATCCTGGCCGCGACCGGGCTGACCGCCTCGGTCGGCCTGGCCGGCTCCAAGCTGCTCGCCAAGATCGCCTCCGAGCAGGCCAAGCCGGACGGCCTGGTGGTGGTCGAGCCGGGCACCGAGCGCGCGCTGCTCGACCCGCTGCCGGTACGTACCCTGTGGGGCGTGGGACCGGCCACCGCGGAGCATCTGCGGCGGGCCGGCATCCTCACCGTCGCCGAGATCGCGCAGGCGGGCGAACCCGAGCTGGTCAGGCTGCTGGGCAAGGCGCACGGCAGCTCGCTGCACGCGATGGCAGCCGGGCTCGACAACCGGCCGGTGGTCGCCGACCGCGATGTGAAGTCCATCTCCGTCGAGGACACCTTCGACACCGACCTCAACGACCGCGCCCGGGTGCGGTACGAGATCGACCGGCTCGCCGACCGCTGCGCCCAGCGGCTGCGCGGCGCCGGCCGCTCCGGGCGGACGGTGGTGGTGAAGATCCGCCGGTACGACTTCTCGACCCTGACCCGCTCCGAGACGCTGCGGGCGCCCACAGACGACCCCGCCGTCGTCAAGGAGACCGCCCGCAGGCTCGCCGAGGCCGTCGACACCACCGGCGGGGTGCGGCTGCTCGGCGTCGGTGTGTCCGGGCTCGCCGACTTCACCCAGGAGGACCTTTTCGCCCAGGCGGCCCAGAATCTGCGCGACTCGGACTCCGGCGCCGATCCCGGCGAGGACGCCCCGCCCGAGCTGCCCGTCACCCCGCCGCCGGAGCCGGACCGGGCCAGCCGCTGGGTGCCGGGCCAGGACGTCGAGCACACCGAGTACGGCGCCGGGTGGGTGCAGGGCAGCGGGGTCGGCCGGGTCACGGTCCGCTTCGAGGTGCCCGCCGACACCGTGCCGGGCCGGGTGCGCACCTTCGCCGTGGACGATCCCGCCCTGTCCAGGACCGAGCCGCTCCCGCTCCGCGGCCGCCAGGCCCCGGCGGGGGCTGTAGGCGACGCCGGGGCCCGGCCCTAG
- a CDS encoding PRC-barrel domain-containing protein: MQTDIDPRSLIGRRAFDRDGTRIGTVDEVYLDDATGTPEWAAVRTGLFTRDAFVPLEPSELVDDGLRVPYKKSLIRDAPDFGVGRHLSPEQELQLYHHYGMDVPTVADQDKGPPPDFGELAGGDRRPKDSS, encoded by the coding sequence GTGCAGACCGATATCGATCCGCGAAGCCTCATCGGCCGCCGCGCCTTCGACCGTGACGGTACGAGGATCGGCACCGTGGACGAGGTGTACCTCGACGACGCGACCGGTACACCGGAGTGGGCGGCCGTGCGGACCGGCCTTTTCACCCGCGACGCGTTCGTACCGCTGGAGCCGAGCGAACTGGTGGACGACGGCCTCCGGGTGCCGTACAAGAAGTCCCTGATCAGGGACGCGCCGGACTTCGGCGTCGGGCGGCATCTGTCACCCGAGCAGGAGTTGCAGCTCTACCACCACTACGGCATGGACGTGCCGACCGTCGCGGACCAGGACAAGGGGCCGCCGCCCGACTTCGGCGAACTGGCCGGCGGGGACCGGCGCCCGAAGGACAGCAGCTAG
- the gcvP gene encoding aminomethyl-transferring glycine dehydrogenase, protein MNDPIAPRTTLAELEAGLPFARRHIGPDAAAQAKMLAQVGYGSLDELTEAAVPDSIRSAAALALPAARTEAEVLAELRALADRNQVLAPMIGLGYYGTFTPPVILRNVMENPAWYTAYTPYQPEISQGRLEALINFQTVVADLTGLPTSGASLLDESTAAAEAMALSRRVGKVKDGVFLVDADTFPQTTAVIGTRAEPAGVEVVVADLSDGIPAEVAERGVFGVLLQYPGASGAVRDLRPVIEQAHALGAVVTVAADLLALTLLTSPGALGADIAVGTTQRFGVPMGFGGPHAGYMAVREAYARNLPGRLVGVSVDADGDTAYRLALQTREQHIRREKATSNICTAQVLLAVMAGMYAVYHGPEGLAQIARRAHRYAAVLDAGLRAAGVEIVHDGYFDTLTARVPGRAAEVVAAARAAGVNLRQTDADLVGIACDETTTRAQLAAVLAAFGADGGTDLDALDGAAPDALPAGLARTEPYLTHPVFHLHRSETGMLRYLRRLADRDYALDRGMIPLGSCTMKLNATTEMEPVTWPEFGALHPFAPAEQAEGYLALIRGLEDQLAEVTGYDKVSLQPNAGSQGELAGLLAVRAYHRANGDTARTVCLIPSSAHGTNAASAVMAGMKVVVVKTGQDGDVDVADLHARIEQYREQLAVLMVTYPSTHGVFEDNITDICAAVHDAGGQVYVDGANLNALVGLARPGRFGADVSHLNLHKTFCIPHGGGGPGVGPVAVRAHLAPYLPNHPLQPAAGPATGVGPVSAAPWGSAGILPISWTYVRLMGADGLRQATQQAVLSANYVARHLEPHFPVLYTGPGGLVAHECIIDLRPLTKETGVTVDDIAKRLIDYGFHAPTMSFPVAGTLMIEPTESEDLAELDRFCDAMIAIRAEVDRVGSGEWPADDNPLRNAPHTAAALGGEWDHPYSRQEAVFPAGVSAADKYWPPVRRIDGAYGDRNLVCSCPPLDAYDS, encoded by the coding sequence ATGAACGATCCGATCGCACCCCGTACCACGCTCGCCGAACTCGAAGCCGGTCTGCCCTTCGCCCGCCGCCACATCGGCCCGGACGCCGCGGCCCAGGCAAAGATGCTCGCCCAGGTGGGCTACGGCTCGCTGGACGAGCTGACCGAGGCGGCCGTACCGGACAGCATCAGGAGCGCCGCCGCCCTCGCACTGCCCGCCGCCCGCACCGAGGCCGAGGTGCTGGCCGAACTGCGGGCGCTCGCCGACCGCAACCAGGTGCTGGCACCGATGATCGGCCTGGGCTACTACGGCACCTTCACCCCGCCGGTGATCCTGCGCAACGTCATGGAGAATCCCGCCTGGTACACGGCGTACACGCCCTACCAGCCGGAGATCTCGCAGGGCCGGCTGGAAGCGCTGATCAATTTCCAGACCGTCGTCGCCGACCTCACGGGGCTGCCCACCTCCGGTGCCTCGCTGCTGGACGAGAGCACCGCGGCGGCCGAGGCGATGGCGCTGTCCCGGCGGGTCGGCAAGGTCAAGGACGGCGTCTTCCTGGTCGACGCCGACACCTTCCCGCAGACCACCGCCGTGATCGGGACCCGCGCCGAGCCGGCCGGCGTCGAGGTCGTGGTGGCCGACCTGAGCGACGGCATCCCCGCCGAGGTCGCCGAGCGCGGAGTCTTCGGCGTGCTGCTGCAGTATCCGGGTGCCTCCGGCGCGGTCCGCGACCTGCGGCCGGTCATCGAGCAGGCGCACGCCCTGGGCGCGGTCGTCACGGTGGCCGCCGACCTGCTGGCACTGACCCTGCTCACCTCGCCCGGCGCGCTCGGCGCGGACATCGCGGTCGGCACCACCCAGCGCTTCGGCGTCCCCATGGGCTTCGGCGGACCGCACGCGGGATACATGGCGGTGCGCGAGGCCTACGCCCGCAACCTGCCCGGCCGCCTGGTCGGCGTCTCGGTCGACGCCGACGGCGACACCGCCTACCGGCTGGCGCTGCAGACCCGCGAGCAGCACATCCGCCGGGAGAAGGCCACCAGCAACATCTGCACCGCCCAGGTGCTGCTCGCCGTGATGGCCGGGATGTACGCGGTCTACCACGGACCCGAGGGCCTGGCGCAGATCGCCCGCCGCGCCCACCGCTACGCGGCCGTACTGGACGCGGGGCTGCGGGCGGCCGGTGTGGAGATCGTGCACGACGGCTACTTCGACACGCTCACCGCCCGGGTGCCGGGCCGGGCCGCCGAGGTGGTCGCAGCGGCCCGCGCCGCCGGGGTCAACCTGCGGCAGACCGACGCCGACCTGGTCGGCATCGCGTGCGACGAGACCACCACCCGCGCCCAGCTGGCCGCCGTCCTGGCCGCCTTCGGCGCGGACGGCGGCACCGACCTCGACGCGCTCGACGGCGCCGCCCCGGACGCGCTGCCCGCCGGCCTGGCGCGTACCGAGCCGTATCTGACCCATCCGGTCTTCCACCTGCACCGCAGCGAGACCGGGATGCTGCGCTATCTGCGCCGGCTCGCCGACCGCGACTACGCGCTGGACCGCGGCATGATCCCGCTCGGCTCGTGCACGATGAAGCTCAACGCGACCACCGAGATGGAGCCGGTCACCTGGCCCGAATTCGGCGCGCTTCACCCCTTCGCGCCCGCCGAGCAGGCCGAGGGCTATCTCGCCCTGATCCGCGGCCTGGAGGACCAGCTCGCCGAGGTCACCGGCTACGACAAGGTCAGCCTCCAGCCGAACGCCGGGTCGCAGGGCGAGCTGGCGGGACTGCTCGCGGTGCGCGCCTACCACCGGGCGAACGGCGACACCGCCCGTACGGTGTGCCTGATCCCGTCCTCCGCCCACGGCACCAACGCCGCCAGCGCGGTGATGGCCGGGATGAAGGTCGTCGTGGTGAAGACCGGCCAGGACGGTGACGTGGACGTCGCCGACCTGCACGCCAGGATCGAGCAGTACCGCGAGCAGCTGGCCGTGCTGATGGTCACCTACCCCTCCACGCACGGCGTCTTCGAGGACAACATCACCGACATCTGCGCCGCCGTGCACGACGCGGGCGGCCAGGTCTACGTGGACGGCGCCAACCTGAACGCGCTGGTCGGCCTCGCCCGGCCCGGCCGCTTCGGCGCCGACGTGTCGCACCTGAACCTGCACAAGACCTTCTGCATCCCGCACGGCGGCGGCGGCCCCGGCGTCGGCCCGGTCGCGGTGCGCGCGCACCTGGCGCCGTACCTGCCCAACCACCCGCTCCAGCCGGCCGCCGGCCCGGCCACCGGTGTCGGCCCGGTCTCGGCGGCGCCCTGGGGCTCGGCGGGCATCCTGCCGATCTCCTGGACCTATGTCCGGCTGATGGGCGCCGACGGGCTCAGGCAGGCCACCCAGCAGGCGGTGCTGAGCGCCAACTACGTCGCCAGGCACCTGGAGCCGCACTTCCCCGTCCTCTACACGGGCCCCGGCGGCCTGGTCGCCCACGAGTGCATCATCGACCTGCGCCCGCTGACCAAGGAGACCGGCGTCACCGTCGACGACATCGCCAAGCGGCTGATCGACTACGGCTTCCACGCGCCGACCATGTCCTTCCCGGTCGCGGGCACCTTGATGATCGAGCCCACCGAGAGCGAGGACCTGGCCGAGCTGGACCGCTTCTGCGACGCGATGATCGCCATCCGCGCCGAGGTCGACCGGGTCGGCTCCGGCGAATGGCCCGCCGACGACAACCCGCTGCGCAACGCCCCGCACACCGCGGCGGCGCTGGGCGGCGAGTGGGACCACCCGTACAGCCGCCAGGAGGCGGTCTTCCCCGCCGGGGTGTCCGCGGCCGACAAGTACTGGCCGCCGGTGCGGCGGATCGACGGCGCCTACGGCGACCGCAACCTGGTCTGCTCCTGCCCGCCGCTGGACGCCTACGACAGCTGA
- a CDS encoding DUF5999 family protein has product MCQHKPQCPTAEGPDREAALTVAHHPEQGWSLLCNGVLLFEDTGELLPDGQIIAPHRPLGTEHITTAA; this is encoded by the coding sequence ATGTGCCAGCACAAGCCGCAGTGCCCGACCGCAGAAGGCCCCGACCGTGAGGCCGCACTTACCGTGGCCCACCATCCGGAGCAGGGCTGGAGCCTGCTGTGCAACGGGGTGCTGCTCTTCGAGGACACCGGGGAGCTGCTGCCGGACGGCCAGATCATCGCGCCGCACCGCCCGCTGGGCACCGAGCACATCACCACCGCGGCCTGA